One stretch of Hemibagrus wyckioides isolate EC202008001 linkage group LG01, SWU_Hwy_1.0, whole genome shotgun sequence DNA includes these proteins:
- the eny2 gene encoding transcription and mRNA export factor ENY2, translating into MSKELQMRAAINQKLIEMGERERLKELLRAKLIECGWRDQLKAHCKDVIKEKGIENVTVEDLVAGVTPKGRALVPDSVKKELLQRIRAFLAQHST; encoded by the exons ATGAGTAAAGAGTTACAGATGAGGGCTGCAATTAACCAGAAGCTGATTGAAATGGGGGAGAGGGAGCG GTTAAAGGAGCTGCTCAGAGCCAAGCTCATTGAGTGTGGCTGGAGAGATCAGTTAAAAGCACATTGTAAAG ATGTCATCAAGGAAAAGGGGATTGAGAATGTCACTGTAGAAGACTTAGTGGCTGGAGTCACTCCTAAAGGAAGAG CGCTGGTGCCTGACAGTGTAAAGAAGGAGCTTCTGCAGAGAATAAGGGCCTTTTTAGCCCAACATTCTACATGA